The region GCTATTAGGGTTGCATAGGCCAAGGAGAAGGCGATGACCCCTGTGTGCTTTGATGCCATCTGGATGAAGCACCAAGTACCTGGGCAGTACTGCTTATAATTTCCAAAGCCAAGGAAGGGTAGAGAGCAGAACACAATGCAGAAGGCATAGATGGCGGGCAATGCCACCTTGGCTGCTCGGCGGCTGTCATGCTGAGAGTAGAAGTAAGGGTGGCTGATAGCTAGGCAACGCTCCACTGCCATGGTGAAAAGGATGAGCATGGATGCCAATCCAAACAGTGTCATGGCAAAACCAAAGAAGTCACAGAGACCTGAACCCCCCACCAGCCCTAGTACTGAGGCATTGTGGGCATAGGAGACAAAGACAATGGGGCTAACAAAGGAAGTGCCTAGCAGATCTGTGATGGCCAGCCCAGTGACAAGGATGCAGAAGGCAGAGGACTTGGTACGTGACTCCTTGCGGTGTATGCCCAGAATGGCCAGTGCCATCACATTGCCCACCACACCAGCAGAGAACATCAAAGTACTGATCACAGGGCTCCCGGTCTCATGGACCTGTGTGGTGTTATCACAGGCAATCCTCATGATGTGACGGACGCAGCTGATAGATGCATGGAAAGTTTGGGGGTGAGATTCTGCTCCAGTGCTTATTCTCTGCCTCTGTCACATCCTCAGAGAGAATAGTAGAATCCACAAATGAGTAATACATACGTTATCCCCTGTCCTAACTGCTTGATTCCATGCTTTACTCTTAAGTATCAGCTTCCTCAGGAACTGCCTGCCCCTTCTCCTCTCGCTGCCTCCATCCAGACAGACCACACTCCAGAACACCCAGGTTGCTGCTTCAGTTGAACACTGTAAACTTCTCACCTCCCGTGTCCCTCAGAGCCGCTCTGCTCTGGATCGTTATGAAATTGTGAGAAGCCTCTTTTctcagagagagagggtgggAAGTAAAGAAAGAGGCGTGACTCAGCATCAGCATCAGGAACAGACAGGGTTGGAAGCCTGTATTTGGGGCAGTCCCTTAAAGCAAACAGTTGGCTAAGGCAGTGCAGTGATAACTCTTTATTTAGCCAGTGTGTACCTTTCAGTACAAGAGTCCAAGTTCCTGCCCCAGGTCCGtcttcaggtactgtggaggaGACTCAATTAGCTGTTAGCAGACGCACAGAGCCACTGGGCAACTGGTCTGACAGAATCTCAGAGAAGCTGGGAAGAAGAAAATGTTAGGGAAATAGTACCTGCTGGCCACTGAAATGTAATTTACAGGGGCCCATCTTGGGCTCTGTATTAGTTGCAAATATGAAGTTGCTTTAATCTTCTTCCCCTGGAAGCAGTAGTGTGAGTGGGAGAATTGAGAGTGACTTCACACGTACTGGAATCTAACTGCACTTGCTCTGTGTGTCTGGTGTGTTTGTGTGACATCATTTGTGATATTATAGCCTATATGAGGCAGGCATGGCTACGCTCAGAAGGTTAATGGAGAATAGAGGTGAAAACTCTAGGATATAAaatattgggtcaatattcaatgctgcttctaatgttttattacgtattgtgttgacattgtaagtagtatactttgcattgttattggaatatttttactgctgtaattgtctattgcttatgtttgatttactaTTACTATactccgccttgagtgaattttttcaaaaaggtggtaagtaaatcctaataaataaaatatttaacctgccagaaacagctccttgtCAGTTAAATTgtttgttcagggctaaccagccattttcagaggcatttaaccagttagtggtgctgaaaatgtcca is a window of Microcaecilia unicolor chromosome 11, aMicUni1.1, whole genome shotgun sequence DNA encoding:
- the PTGIR gene encoding prostacyclin receptor isoform X1 is translated as MRIACDNTTQVHETGSPVISTLMFSAGVVGNVMALAILGIHRKESRTKSSAFCILVTGLAITDLLGTSFVSPIVFVSYAHNASVLGLVGGSGLCDFFGFAMTLFGLASMLILFTMAVERCLAISHPYFYSQHDSRRAAKVALPAIYAFCIVFCSLPFLGFGNYKQYCPGTWCFIQMASKHTGVIAFSLAYATLIALLILAIFLCNGSVIISLCHMYMKQRTRRGSVNSAGRRRKSWFGQGEDEVDHLILLALMTSIFAICSLPLTIRGYINAISPIDNGVADLAAFRFSATNPIVDPWIFILFRKTVFRSLHHLLCCCFSWFHLWKDSSNLQVQESMRPENHYRATFQPPKHSC
- the PTGIR gene encoding prostacyclin receptor isoform X2, whose amino-acid sequence is MRIACDNTTQVHETGSPVISTLMFSAGVVGNVMALAILGIHRKESRTKSSAFCILVTGLAITDLLGTSFVSPIVFVSYAHNASVLGLVGGSGLCDFFGFAMTLFGLASMLILFTMAVERCLAISHPYFYSQHDSRRAAKVALPAIYAFCIVFCSLPFLGFGNYKQYCPGTWCFIQMASKHTGVIAFSLAYATLIALLILAIFLCNGSVIISLCHMYMKQRTRRGSVNSAGRRRKSWFGQGEDEVDHLILLALMTSIFAICSLPLTVSELSQKHQWSPCAACLRVLLETPTPFTSDSGLYQCHLPY